A region from the Arachis ipaensis cultivar K30076 chromosome B01, Araip1.1, whole genome shotgun sequence genome encodes:
- the LOC107608860 gene encoding transcription factor DIVARICATA, protein MKWEVEVLSPSSPYVHHNNTTHWFLGDNNIINNNNNNNNRSSTKWTHEENKLFENALALHDKDTPDRWHRVAEMIPGKTVLDVMKQYHELLADVSDIENGLVPIPGYSTSTTTTTSPFTLDWVNNNCSGYDGFKGIGAAAKRSSKTPEQERKKGVPWTEEEHKLFLLGLKKYGKGDWRNISRNFVITRTPTQVASHAQKYFIRQLSGGKDKRRASIHDITTVNLTDNNNRTLANPSSEDSSKRSTSPQHHHSMVFSNSNPIGKFQWNNNINNDNDDTKSNSGGGVSTMRFNNDDEAFMSHHYGVNSSYGFKMQGQNMHKSALNQSSYLALQTQNIAFQM, encoded by the exons ATGAAGTGGGAAGTAGAAGTACTCTCTCCTTCTTCACCTTATGTTCATCATAACAACACAACTCATTGGTTTCTTGGAGATAAcaacatcatcaacaacaacaacaacaacaataataggaGCAGCacaaaatggacccatgaagagAACAAATTGTTTGAGAATGCTCTTGCTTTGCATGATAAGGATACACCAGATAGGTGGCACAGGGTAGCTGAGATGATTCCAGGGAAAACTGTTCTTGATGTGATGAAGCAGTACCATGAATTGTTAGCAGATGTTAGTGATATTGAAAATGGGTTGGTACCAATTCCAGGTTACAGTACCAGCACAACAACAACTACTTCACCTTTTACATTGGATTGGGTCAACAATAATTGTTCTGGGTATGATGGGTTTAAAGGAATTGGTGCTGCTGCAAAGAGATCTTCAAAAACACCAGAACAAGAGAGGAAGAAAGGTGTGCCTTGGACTGAAGAAGAGCATAA ATTGTTCCTACTTGGTCTAAAGAAGTATGGCAAAGGCGATTGGAGGAACATTTCGCGCAACTTCGTGATCACTCGGACGCCAACTCAGGTGGCGAGCCATGCTCAGAAGTACTTCATCCGACAACTCTCCGGCGGCAAAGACAAGAGGAGGGCAAGCATCCATGACATAACAACAGTTAATCTCACAGACAACAACAACAGAACACTTGCTAATCCTTCCTCAGAAGATAGCAGCAAGAGATCCACTTCACCACAACACCATCATTCCATGGTGTTCTCAAATTCAAATCCTATAGGGAAATTCCAATggaacaataatattaataatgataatgatgatacTAAGTCAAATTCAGGAGGAGGAGTATCTACTATGAGATTCAACAATGATGATGAAGCTTTTATGTCTCATCATTATGGTGTTAATTCCTCCTATGGTTTTAAGATGCAGGGTCAGAATATGCATAAAAGTGCTCTTAATCAGTCTTCTTACTTAGCACTTCAGACACAAAACATTGCTTTCCAAATGTAG